A DNA window from Ipomoea triloba cultivar NCNSP0323 chromosome 10, ASM357664v1 contains the following coding sequences:
- the LOC116033687 gene encoding uncharacterized protein LOC116033687 isoform X2, giving the protein MTSKKSKTNKKHMPSGERFAGEIDECRRLLYDVILRMMDKVCEVYGDPQRHQQTRRQCAVVMQSYADYAEATTGEQYMFDLQSKYSSGETVVEDTSVDDSIAAAIDAYVKQAQFMTGDQFMLNLQSKYSSDETVVKDTFVDESMAADLEACAENAEVINTGDQYIFNLQSKYSSETVEATVVEESTKATVVEESTEANVVEESMEAAESSDHKTFANLFEELVDKLNDMAGLLPVSKTGKAKAKEGDDVNVKVKVKEKEKDKDRTTLIKSGSDAKGSATDGENEDLVGLEEQLLKMRFQSLHQNNRYISSIFEYNGGINLSNGALMRS; this is encoded by the exons ATGACGAGCAAGAAGAGCAAGACGAACAAGAAGCACATGCCTTCTGGTGAAAGATTCGCCGGAGAGATAGATGAATGTCGTCGGCTTCTATATGATGTGATTCTAAGGATGATGGACAAAGTGTGTGAAGTGTACGGAGATCCCCAACGACACCAGCAAACACGTCGCCAATGTGCGGTAGTCATGC AATCGTATGCAGACTATGCTGAGGCCACTACTGGTGAGCAGTATATGTTTGATTTGCAATCTAAATATTCATCTGGTGAGACAGTAGTAGAGGATACCTCTGTTGACGATTCAATTGCGGCTGCGATAG ATGCATATGTAAAGCAAGCTCAGTTCATGACTGGTGATCAGTTTATGTTAAATTTGCAATCTAAATATTCATCTGATGAGACAGTAGTAAAGGATACCTTTGTTGACGAATCAATGGCGGCTGACTTAG AAGCATGTGCAGAGAATGCTGAGGTCATTAATACTGGTGATCAGTATATCTTTAATTTGCAATCCAAATATTCATCTGAGACAGTAGAGGCTACCGTTGTTGAAGAATCAACGAAGGCTACCGTTGTTGAAGAATCAACAGAGGCTAACGTTGTTGAAGAATCAATGGAGGCTGCTGAGTCCAGTGATCATAAAACTTTTGCAAACTTATTTGAAGAGTTGGTTGATAAACTGAACGATATGGCTGGGTTGCTTCCTGTGAGTAAAACTGGTAAGGCAAAAGCCAAGGAAGGTGATGATGTTAATGTGAAAGTGAAAgtgaaagagaaagagaaagacaaAGATAGGACTACTCTGATTAAGTCTGGTTCTGATGCAAAAGGAAGTGCCACTGATGGAGAAAATGAGGATTTAGTTGGACTTGAAGAACAGTTATTGAAGATGAGATTTCAAAGTCTTCACCAAAACAACAGATATATATCTTCAATATTCGAATATAATGGAGGTATAAAT CTTAGTAACGGAGCAttaatgaggagttga
- the LOC116033687 gene encoding uncharacterized protein LOC116033687 isoform X1, whose amino-acid sequence MTSKKSKTNKKHMPSGERFAGEIDECRRLLYDVILRMMDKVCEVYGDPQRHQQTRRQCAVVMQSYADYAEATTGEQYMFDLQSKYSSGETVVEDTSVDDSIAAAIDAYVKQAQFMTGDQFMLNLQSKYSSDETVVKDTFVDESMAADLEACAENAEVINTGDQYIFNLQSKYSSETVEATVVEESTKATVVEESTEANVVEESMEAAESSDHKTFANLFEELVDKLNDMAGLLPVSKTGKAKAKEGDDVNVKVKVKEKEKDKDRTTLIKSGSDAKGSATDGENEDLVGLEEQLLKMRFQSLHQNNRYISSIFEYNGGINVSTILGTAKKIL is encoded by the exons ATGACGAGCAAGAAGAGCAAGACGAACAAGAAGCACATGCCTTCTGGTGAAAGATTCGCCGGAGAGATAGATGAATGTCGTCGGCTTCTATATGATGTGATTCTAAGGATGATGGACAAAGTGTGTGAAGTGTACGGAGATCCCCAACGACACCAGCAAACACGTCGCCAATGTGCGGTAGTCATGC AATCGTATGCAGACTATGCTGAGGCCACTACTGGTGAGCAGTATATGTTTGATTTGCAATCTAAATATTCATCTGGTGAGACAGTAGTAGAGGATACCTCTGTTGACGATTCAATTGCGGCTGCGATAG ATGCATATGTAAAGCAAGCTCAGTTCATGACTGGTGATCAGTTTATGTTAAATTTGCAATCTAAATATTCATCTGATGAGACAGTAGTAAAGGATACCTTTGTTGACGAATCAATGGCGGCTGACTTAG AAGCATGTGCAGAGAATGCTGAGGTCATTAATACTGGTGATCAGTATATCTTTAATTTGCAATCCAAATATTCATCTGAGACAGTAGAGGCTACCGTTGTTGAAGAATCAACGAAGGCTACCGTTGTTGAAGAATCAACAGAGGCTAACGTTGTTGAAGAATCAATGGAGGCTGCTGAGTCCAGTGATCATAAAACTTTTGCAAACTTATTTGAAGAGTTGGTTGATAAACTGAACGATATGGCTGGGTTGCTTCCTGTGAGTAAAACTGGTAAGGCAAAAGCCAAGGAAGGTGATGATGTTAATGTGAAAGTGAAAgtgaaagagaaagagaaagacaaAGATAGGACTACTCTGATTAAGTCTGGTTCTGATGCAAAAGGAAGTGCCACTGATGGAGAAAATGAGGATTTAGTTGGACTTGAAGAACAGTTATTGAAGATGAGATTTCAAAGTCTTCACCAAAACAACAGATATATATCTTCAATATTCGAATATAATGGAGGTATAAATGTAAGTACTATTCTTGGCACTGCAAAAAAAATTCTGTAA